The sequence ACACCCATATTGATAACTTGGTTAATTACAACCCCAACTCCCAAAATGCCATAGATCAAGCGAGGCTTCAGATACTTTTCAAATACTGGCCAAATCAGATAAAACTGTTGTTCTATAGCTAATGACCACATTGAACCAAGACCATTAGCTTGTACCAATACACAATTTGAAAGAAATGCAAGGTTCCAAGGCAAAGTTCCAAAGAAGAGGAGGCTACTCTCTGTCCCAATTCGTAGAGTACTATACAGAATTGTCAAACACAGGAGAAGGCCATAGTAGGCAGGAAAAATTCGCAAAAATCTTCGACTATAAAATTTTTGCAATGCGACAGTTTGAGTTTTGGATTTTTCGCGCAGCAGTAACGTAACAATTAAAAAGCCACTTAGCACAAAAAACATGTCAACCCCTAAAAACCCTCGAGTCAATAGGAGGGGAAGATTATTAGGCTGGGAATGATGCCACAGCACTGCCACAATACAGAAACAACGAACCCCATCCAATGAACCAAAATGCCGATTGCTAAGAAAACGATCGTGGCGGGATTGGGAAACGGGGTATGAAGTTTGTCGATCCGATGTATCTAAAACGCTAGGGAGATGCATGAGTTATCAAAATGTAAAGAAACAACAGCCATTCAAACACCAATCTCCAATTGCGGGAAACTTAATCCATCAAACACATCTTGAATGATTTTATAAACTTTCAATTAGAAGCTACTGCCCTTCAAGTAACCTTGACTTTGAAGCTTGATATTTCGGATTGATAGCGACTCTGTCTATTCTAGTCCGCTTAGAGATCTAGACTTAGAGATCTAGACTTAGAGATCTAGAAAGTGGGTGAACAGTCGAATAGGGCTTTGTGAGCTAATTTTATCAAAAATAGGATGGAAGATTAGATGAATTTTGTGAGGAAATGACAAAATATCAAGTAAGTTTAAGAGTCCCCACCCTACCAATTTTTTTCCATCGTTTTTTGAAAATCTTTGAAAATATGTAGACACCAGCAATTGCAGAGATCAGCTAGGTTGTGTAATCAATTGACTGAGGACGAACTTCATAGGTCAAATTTTAGCTTGACACTCAACATTTTCAGCTGAGACTCAAGATAAAGCTATACTTTCTCAAGATAAAGCTATACTTTTTAGTCACTGTCAATATGAGGTTTGATGTCAATCTTTCTAAGGCTGGATATCAGCTCACAGGCATCGATGATTAGAGAAGAGTATTTTTGATTATTTTGTAAGATTAGTGACTTGATTAGTGGCTTCAGAGAGTCATAACGTGCAAGACAAAGGAGTTCATTCAATGC comes from Alkalinema sp. FACHB-956 and encodes:
- a CDS encoding acyltransferase, encoding MHLPSVLDTSDRQTSYPVSQSRHDRFLSNRHFGSLDGVRCFCIVAVLWHHSQPNNLPLLLTRGFLGVDMFFVLSGFLIVTLLLREKSKTQTVALQKFYSRRFLRIFPAYYGLLLCLTILYSTLRIGTESSLLFFGTLPWNLAFLSNCVLVQANGLGSMWSLAIEQQFYLIWPVFEKYLKPRLIYGILGVGVVINQVINMGVANGAFNKPHWFPDATFTPICLGICLAHAFHHASSFNKLLPLMGWRHAPLMWLGLLLVTLYISPSDIFGWPRLSIQVLMLLLLGSLVMREDHCLKSLLSYPPVVRVGQISYGIYLYHLWIFSIVGAIVQVAQSYMQITLPLPLFITGSLASIAISELSYRFYEMPFLNLKKKFSW